In the Anastrepha obliqua isolate idAnaObli1 chromosome 1, idAnaObli1_1.0, whole genome shotgun sequence genome, one interval contains:
- the LOC129238104 gene encoding uncharacterized protein LOC129238104 has product MYLPAPANKIDDSPLTFKVELDGEDEVHYARPIAPGAAKPFPGAYARTTYDPADRAHPECMLVYNGAAHDPETCVYINCDNINCRSGHFHKKTWRKIRSYARVVQTINKDILEAINSLAK; this is encoded by the exons ATGTACCTGCCTGCACCTGCAAATAAAATTGATGATAGTCCACTGACTTTCAAAGTGg AACTCGATGGCGAGGATGAGGTGCATTACGCAAGACCGATTGCGCCGGGAGCAG CAAAACCATTTCCAGGGGCATATGCGCGCACAACCTACG ATCCTGCAGATCGTGCACATCCAGAATGTATGTTGGTTTATAACGGTGCTGCTCATGATCCGGAAACTTGTGTCTATATTA ATTGCGATAATATAAACTGCCGTTCGGgtcatttccataaaaaaacatGGCGAAAAATTAGGAGTTATGCGCGAGTTGTACAAACTATTAACAAGGACATTTTAGAAGCGATAAATTCTCTTGCTAAATAG